A window of Xylophilus sp. GW821-FHT01B05 contains these coding sequences:
- a CDS encoding DUF1841 family protein, which produces MFNPTQQDVRRFFCSVYAKSRSDAPMEAIEVLAGQWIAEHPEYHADLADVDAALVRVYEGADRENPFLHLSMHLSISEQCSIDQPRGIRQAVELLTARRGSLHDAHHEVMECLGSMLWESQRAGRPPDGNAYVACVQRRATRD; this is translated from the coding sequence ATGTTCAATCCCACCCAGCAGGATGTCCGCCGTTTTTTCTGTTCCGTCTATGCCAAATCGCGCAGCGACGCCCCGATGGAAGCCATCGAGGTGCTGGCCGGCCAGTGGATCGCGGAGCACCCTGAGTACCACGCCGATCTGGCCGATGTCGATGCCGCGCTAGTGCGCGTGTACGAAGGCGCCGACCGCGAAAACCCCTTTCTTCATCTCTCCATGCACCTGTCGATCAGCGAGCAATGCTCGATCGACCAGCCGCGCGGCATACGCCAGGCGGTAGAGCTGCTGACCGCGCGCCGCGGCTCGCTGCACGACGCGCACCACGAGGTGATGGAGTGCCTGGGCAGCATGCTCTGGGAAAGCCAGCGCGCCGGCCGCCCGCCGGATGGCAATGCCTATGTCGCCTGCGTGCAGCGACGCGCCACGCGGGACTAA
- a CDS encoding IclR family transcriptional regulator C-terminal domain-containing protein, whose protein sequence is MTASPTATPTPRPGDSYVQSFARGLEVIRSFSTDAPRQTLTEVAQHAGLTRAGARRILLTLQTLGYVESDGRLFSLTPRILDLGFAYLSSMPMWNLAEPVMEDLVERVKESCSAAVLEGSDIVYVLRVPTHKIMKINLGVGSRLPACFTALGRVLLASLPDEDVIARLEATPRTALTRHTVTGIKPLLARIRQARTQGWCLLDQELEEGLVSIAAPIVDRRGQTIAALNVSGQVNRVGVDAMQQQVLPQLLAATEAISQRLQAQGR, encoded by the coding sequence GTGACCGCATCCCCCACCGCTACCCCGACACCCCGCCCTGGCGACAGCTATGTGCAGTCCTTTGCGCGCGGGCTGGAGGTGATCCGCAGCTTCAGCACCGACGCACCGCGCCAGACCCTGACCGAGGTCGCCCAGCACGCCGGCCTGACCCGCGCCGGCGCGCGCCGCATCCTGCTCACCTTGCAGACCCTGGGCTATGTGGAGAGCGACGGCCGCCTGTTCAGCCTCACGCCGCGCATCCTGGACCTGGGCTTTGCCTATCTGTCGTCCATGCCGATGTGGAACCTGGCCGAGCCGGTAATGGAAGACCTGGTGGAGCGGGTGAAGGAATCCTGCTCGGCCGCGGTGCTGGAGGGCAGCGACATCGTCTACGTGCTGCGCGTGCCCACGCACAAGATCATGAAGATCAACCTGGGCGTGGGCTCGCGCCTGCCAGCCTGCTTTACCGCGCTGGGCCGCGTGCTGCTGGCCAGCCTGCCGGACGAAGACGTGATCGCGCGGCTGGAAGCCACACCGCGCACTGCCCTGACGCGCCACACCGTCACCGGCATCAAGCCGCTGCTGGCCCGCATCCGCCAGGCCCGCACACAGGGCTGGTGTTTGCTGGACCAGGAATTGGAAGAAGGCCTGGTGTCCATCGCCGCCCCCATCGTGGACCGCCGCGGCCAGACCATTGCCGCGCTGAACGTGAGCGGCCAGGTCAACCGCGTCGGCGTGGACGCCATGCAGCAGCAGGTGCTGCCGCAGTTGCTGGCGGCGACGGAGGCGATCTCGCAGCGGCTGCAGGCGCAGGGGCGCTGA
- a CDS encoding 3-oxoacid CoA-transferase subunit B: MTYQKRTKDELAKRVAQDIHDGAYVNLGIGQPTLVANHIPAGREVILQSENGILGMGPAPAKGSEDYDLINAGKQPVTLLAGGAFFHHADSFGMMRGGHLDICVLGAFQVSANGDLANWSTGEEGAIPAVGGAMDLAIGAKQTWVMMDLLTKQGASKVVAACTYPLTGLGCVKRIYSDLATLECTPQGLKLVDTVDGLSREELEKLIGLPIAPAA; encoded by the coding sequence ATGACCTACCAAAAACGCACCAAGGACGAGCTTGCCAAGCGCGTCGCGCAAGACATCCACGACGGCGCCTACGTCAACCTGGGCATCGGCCAGCCCACGCTCGTCGCCAACCACATTCCCGCCGGCCGCGAGGTCATCCTGCAGAGCGAGAACGGCATCCTGGGCATGGGCCCGGCACCGGCCAAGGGCAGCGAAGACTACGACCTGATCAATGCCGGCAAGCAGCCGGTCACGCTGCTGGCCGGCGGCGCCTTCTTTCACCATGCCGACAGCTTCGGCATGATGCGCGGCGGCCATCTGGACATCTGCGTGCTCGGCGCATTCCAGGTGTCGGCCAATGGCGATCTGGCCAACTGGAGCACCGGCGAGGAAGGCGCCATCCCCGCCGTCGGCGGCGCGATGGACCTGGCCATCGGCGCCAAGCAGACCTGGGTCATGATGGATCTGCTGACCAAGCAGGGCGCCAGCAAGGTGGTGGCCGCCTGCACTTACCCGCTGACCGGGCTGGGCTGCGTCAAGCGCATCTACTCGGACCTGGCCACGCTCGAATGCACGCCGCAGGGCCTGAAGCTGGTCGACACCGTTGACGGCCTGTCGCGCGAAGAGCTGGAGAAGCTCATCGGCCTCCCGATCGCGCCCGCCGCCTGA
- the pcaF gene encoding 3-oxoadipyl-CoA thiolase, with product MSNQAFICDAIRTPFGRYGGALSSVRTDDLGAIPLKALMARNPNVDWAAVTDVIYGCANQAGEDNRNVARMASLLAGLPLELPGATINRLCGSGLDALGTAARAIKSGEAGLMIAGGVESMSRAPFVMPKAESAFSRANAVYDTTIGWRFVNKLMKQLYGVDSMPETAENVATDYKISREDQDKMALASQLRAVASQKSGYFDAEITPVTVPQKKGDALIVSKDEHPRDTTLETLAKLKPVVRPDGTVTAGNASGVNDGAVALLLADEASARKHGLTPKARVVGMATAGVAPRVMGIGPAPATQKVLALTGLTLEQMDVIELNEAFAAQGLAVLRLLGLQDNDPRVNPNGGAIALGHPLGASGARLATTAVNQLHKTGGRYALCTMCIGVGQGIAVILERV from the coding sequence ATGAGCAACCAAGCCTTCATCTGCGACGCCATCCGCACGCCCTTCGGCCGCTACGGCGGCGCGCTCTCCAGCGTGCGTACCGACGACCTGGGCGCCATCCCGCTCAAGGCGTTGATGGCGCGCAACCCCAACGTCGATTGGGCGGCGGTCACCGACGTGATCTATGGCTGCGCCAACCAGGCCGGCGAAGACAACCGCAACGTCGCGCGCATGGCCAGCCTGCTGGCCGGCCTGCCGCTGGAGCTGCCGGGCGCCACCATCAACCGCCTGTGCGGCTCGGGCCTGGATGCGCTCGGCACGGCGGCGCGCGCCATCAAGTCCGGCGAAGCCGGCCTGATGATCGCCGGCGGCGTGGAAAGCATGAGCCGCGCGCCCTTCGTCATGCCCAAGGCCGAGTCCGCCTTCAGCCGCGCCAACGCGGTGTATGACACCACCATCGGCTGGCGCTTCGTCAACAAGCTGATGAAGCAGCTCTACGGCGTGGACTCCATGCCCGAGACGGCCGAGAACGTGGCCACCGACTACAAGATCAGCCGCGAAGACCAGGACAAGATGGCATTGGCCTCGCAGCTGCGCGCCGTGGCATCGCAAAAGTCGGGCTACTTCGACGCCGAGATCACGCCCGTGACCGTGCCGCAGAAGAAGGGCGACGCGCTGATCGTCTCCAAGGACGAGCACCCGCGTGACACCACGCTGGAAACCCTGGCCAAGTTGAAGCCCGTGGTGCGCCCCGACGGCACCGTGACCGCCGGCAACGCCAGCGGCGTGAACGACGGCGCCGTGGCACTGCTGCTGGCCGATGAAGCATCGGCCAGGAAGCACGGCCTCACGCCCAAGGCGCGCGTGGTTGGCATGGCCACTGCGGGCGTGGCGCCGCGCGTGATGGGCATCGGCCCGGCACCGGCCACGCAGAAGGTGTTGGCGCTGACGGGCCTGACGCTGGAGCAGATGGACGTGATCGAGCTGAACGAAGCCTTCGCCGCGCAAGGTCTGGCCGTGCTGCGCCTGCTGGGCCTGCAAGACAACGACCCGCGCGTGAACCCCAACGGCGGCGCCATTGCACTGGGCCACCCGCTGGGCGCCTCTGGCGCGCGGCTGGCCACCACGGCAGTCAACCAACTGCACAAGACCGGTGGCCGCTATGCGCTGTGCACCATGTGCATTGGCGTGGGACAAGGCATCGCCGTCATCCTGGAACGAGTGTGA
- a CDS encoding 3-oxoacid CoA-transferase subunit A: MIDKIVASVADALADVKDGATVLIGGFGTSGNPNELIDGLIAHGAKDLTVVNNNAGNGDTGLAALLKAGQVRKIICSFPRQVDSYVFDELYRSGKLELELVPQGNLAERIRAAGAGIGAFFCPTAYGTDLAKGKETREINGKHYVLEYPIHADVALIKAEAGDRWGNLTYRMAARNFGPVMATAAKQTIATVHELRELGELDPESIVTPGIYVSKIVKIDRVATQAGGFKQAA, translated from the coding sequence ATGATCGACAAGATAGTGGCCAGCGTGGCTGATGCGCTGGCCGATGTGAAGGACGGTGCTACCGTGCTGATCGGGGGCTTTGGTACCTCCGGCAATCCCAATGAACTGATCGACGGCCTGATCGCGCACGGCGCGAAGGACCTGACCGTGGTCAACAACAACGCCGGCAACGGCGACACCGGCCTGGCCGCGTTGCTCAAGGCCGGCCAGGTGCGCAAGATCATCTGCAGCTTCCCGCGCCAGGTCGACAGCTATGTGTTCGACGAGCTCTACCGCAGCGGCAAGCTGGAGCTGGAGCTGGTGCCCCAGGGCAACCTGGCCGAGCGCATTCGCGCCGCCGGCGCCGGCATTGGCGCCTTCTTCTGCCCCACGGCCTACGGCACCGACCTGGCCAAGGGCAAGGAAACGCGCGAGATCAACGGCAAGCACTACGTGCTCGAATACCCCATCCACGCCGACGTGGCCCTGATCAAGGCCGAGGCCGGTGACCGCTGGGGCAACCTCACCTACCGCATGGCCGCGCGCAACTTCGGCCCGGTCATGGCCACCGCTGCCAAGCAGACCATTGCCACCGTGCACGAGCTGCGCGAGCTGGGCGAGTTGGACCCCGAGTCCATCGTCACGCCCGGCATCTATGTCAGCAAGATCGTCAAGATCGACCGCGTCGCCACCCAGGCTGGCGGCTTCAAGCAAGCGGCGTGA
- a CDS encoding GAD-like domain-containing protein, translating into MFGRIKLHPFIKTNPPHADCVPASKELLDKYAGLLPAALLELWRKHGLGRYGRQQLCLIDPDAWQSTLDRWIVSPPGTTMRVPIAITPFGTLLFYRKLTATDEDIATLNPVARSTGLLSLDMVDLFNHALCDPGEVDELTRPNMLDAAQQQAGALAPGEAYYIDPMLLSMQMLKITRADALALHQQLRTQVDHEQAPPAPPPNSIGEAIPTDYRAAFKDVERDAQHAHGLYLSTYIDWRRLLMLDADGGYQLLFWKNHHKTGEASGMRHYSGGYRVLETDRGDCLLQLDLELNSDSSGGDDNDADLYLMRSGGGPLLLQAAHLESMATAIGGRGTMDSSEYYFRPVRLGDAFPDEDSDGMEAPPFEDLPAALQALVHREPLRATIVELDPDDEPEDSTLMVRVSLGSADGLRMNMPLMSPKGSPRDLRGWVWRMDPQRCGVGVHVERDAAGAIVNGPQVGDVLVSRAD; encoded by the coding sequence ATGTTTGGTCGAATCAAGCTTCACCCATTCATCAAAACGAACCCGCCGCACGCTGACTGCGTGCCGGCAAGCAAGGAGTTGCTGGACAAGTACGCGGGGCTGCTGCCAGCTGCGCTGCTGGAGCTGTGGCGCAAACATGGGCTGGGGCGCTACGGCCGCCAGCAGCTCTGCCTGATTGATCCGGATGCATGGCAATCCACGCTAGACCGGTGGATTGTTTCGCCACCCGGCACCACCATGCGCGTGCCTATTGCGATCACTCCGTTCGGCACTCTTCTTTTCTACCGCAAGCTCACGGCGACGGATGAGGACATCGCGACACTGAACCCGGTGGCCCGCAGCACCGGCCTCCTGAGCTTGGACATGGTGGATCTGTTCAACCACGCCTTGTGCGACCCGGGCGAGGTCGATGAACTCACCAGGCCCAACATGCTCGACGCCGCGCAGCAGCAAGCCGGCGCACTGGCACCCGGCGAGGCCTACTACATCGACCCCATGCTGCTGTCCATGCAGATGCTGAAGATCACTCGGGCCGATGCGCTCGCGCTTCACCAGCAACTGCGCACGCAGGTCGATCACGAGCAGGCGCCCCCTGCGCCGCCGCCGAACAGCATCGGCGAGGCCATACCCACCGACTACCGCGCGGCCTTCAAGGACGTGGAGAGAGACGCGCAGCATGCGCACGGGCTCTACCTGTCGACCTACATCGATTGGCGCCGGCTGCTCATGCTCGATGCGGATGGCGGCTACCAACTGCTCTTCTGGAAGAACCACCACAAGACGGGCGAGGCATCGGGCATGCGGCACTACAGCGGCGGCTACCGTGTGCTGGAGACCGATCGGGGCGACTGCCTGCTGCAGCTGGACCTGGAGCTCAACAGCGACTCATCGGGCGGTGACGACAACGATGCCGATCTGTACCTGATGCGCAGCGGCGGCGGGCCGCTGCTGCTGCAGGCCGCCCACCTGGAAAGCATGGCAACAGCCATTGGCGGGCGCGGCACCATGGACAGTTCTGAGTACTACTTCCGGCCTGTGCGGCTGGGCGATGCTTTCCCAGACGAGGACTCCGACGGGATGGAAGCACCGCCCTTCGAGGACCTGCCGGCCGCGCTGCAGGCCCTGGTGCACCGCGAGCCGCTGCGGGCCACGATTGTTGAGCTTGACCCCGACGACGAACCGGAGGACTCCACCCTGATGGTTCGGGTCAGCCTGGGCAGCGCGGACGGGCTGCGCATGAACATGCCGCTCATGTCGCCCAAGGGCAGTCCGCGCGATCTCCGCGGCTGGGTGTGGCGGATGGACCCGCAGCGCTGCGGGGTCGGCGTCCACGTGGAACGCGACGCGGCGGGTGCCATCGTCAATGGACCGCAGGTGGGCGACGTGCTGGTGAGCCGCGCAGATTGA